A window of Paenibacillus polygoni contains these coding sequences:
- a CDS encoding substrate-binding domain-containing protein has protein sequence MNKNITMRDIANQLGVSSVTVSKALNDKEGVSEELKERIKQLASELGYRVNMAAKTMREGLTYNIGVIIPERFTGPDQSFYLRVYQEISKSLEATGYYGILHILSSSDEEGLLLPRIYYDRKVDGFIVLGQINKPYIEVIENIEQPKLFLDFYDEHSSIDSVVTDNFYGAYELTNYLIQQGHRDIAYVGNLYSTSSIQDRFLGYYKSLLEHHIHLEPKWIINDRDEQGTYIDIELPSPLPTAFVCNCDQVAYSVVQKLKLMGHRVPEDCSVVGFDNDIYATLTEPHLTTIDVNINQMAQTAVQSLLRQINHPDVRFGRLVVKGEIIYRDSVKSLNSAAAPE, from the coding sequence ATGAATAAAAACATCACTATGCGTGACATAGCGAACCAGCTTGGCGTGAGTAGTGTAACCGTGTCAAAAGCACTTAATGATAAAGAAGGCGTAAGTGAAGAGCTAAAGGAACGCATTAAACAACTGGCAAGTGAACTTGGATACCGAGTGAATATGGCAGCTAAAACGATGCGCGAAGGATTAACCTATAACATTGGGGTCATTATTCCTGAAAGATTTACAGGTCCGGATCAGTCTTTCTATCTACGTGTCTACCAAGAAATATCGAAGTCTCTAGAAGCTACTGGATATTATGGGATTTTGCACATCCTTAGCAGTTCTGATGAAGAAGGTCTCCTTCTTCCTAGGATTTACTATGACCGTAAAGTAGATGGTTTTATCGTACTAGGTCAGATTAATAAGCCTTATATTGAAGTGATTGAGAACATAGAACAGCCAAAACTGTTTCTGGATTTTTATGATGAACACTCGAGTATCGATTCTGTAGTCACGGATAATTTTTATGGTGCCTATGAACTTACAAATTATTTAATCCAGCAAGGACATCGGGATATCGCCTATGTGGGTAACCTTTACTCCACAAGCAGTATTCAGGATCGTTTCTTAGGCTATTACAAGTCACTGCTTGAACATCACATTCATTTAGAACCGAAGTGGATTATCAATGATCGGGACGAACAGGGAACCTATATTGACATTGAGCTCCCTTCCCCGCTTCCTACTGCATTTGTATGTAACTGTGACCAAGTCGCATACTCTGTAGTACAGAAGCTCAAACTGATGGGCCACCGGGTACCAGAAGATTGCTCCGTCGTGGGTTTTGATAATGATATTTATGCCACCCTTACAGAGCCACATCTTACGACTATTGATGTCAACATCAATCAAATGGCTCAAACTGCTGTTCAGTCTCTTCTTCGTCAGATCAATCATCCCGATGTTCGATTTGGCAGACTGGTTGTAAAAGGTGAAATCATCTACAGAGATTCCGTAAAATCTTTGAATTCGGCAGCTGCGCCTGAATAA
- a CDS encoding sialidase family protein produces MPVVNITAGLGGTQFEPSIAVNTLNPNVLCVVAVDTSSGPTGTGFYRSIDGGLTWTTEILPQPAGYAGAEAPTIDYTFPQTFIVTVHVFNDLNDGTIISYTSFDDGETWSPPVFVKRGYGTIVHNDEPFISVDRSPGSPFRGNAYVGYTPLSASATAIFVQRSLDQGLNWEEPDRISDPRGFHDRAALAVGFSGQVYAGFILTGPINPIAFLRISYDGGVTYQPPVQRQSTFISSVVKAPSPLPVPNYNFRVQTNLSLGADISNGPYSGSVYSVWNDARNGYTDILFCKSPDGLLWTAPVSITGAPAGSQNFSPSITVSPYTGTIRVIYYTNRIDGFLLDVFVAESFDGGASFANRRVTTTSFNPNGISPIPTELIGDYITAATIAPDNLAAVWNATTLPTGKMDIYYGT; encoded by the coding sequence ATGCCAGTGGTTAATATTACTGCGGGACTTGGCGGTACGCAGTTCGAGCCTTCCATTGCAGTAAACACTTTAAATCCGAATGTCTTATGCGTGGTAGCGGTAGACACAAGTTCGGGACCTACAGGAACCGGTTTTTATCGATCAATAGATGGTGGATTAACATGGACCACGGAGATTCTTCCCCAGCCTGCAGGATACGCAGGAGCAGAAGCACCTACGATAGATTATACATTTCCTCAAACATTCATTGTTACGGTCCATGTATTTAATGATTTGAATGACGGTACAATCATCAGCTACACCTCTTTTGATGACGGAGAAACATGGTCACCGCCTGTCTTTGTTAAGCGTGGCTATGGCACGATAGTGCACAATGATGAACCCTTTATATCAGTAGATCGATCACCCGGTAGTCCATTCCGTGGAAATGCTTATGTCGGGTACACGCCGCTTTCTGCCTCTGCGACTGCTATTTTTGTACAGCGCTCCTTAGACCAAGGGCTGAACTGGGAAGAACCAGATCGCATTTCAGATCCTCGAGGCTTTCACGATCGTGCTGCACTTGCGGTCGGTTTTTCAGGGCAGGTCTATGCTGGGTTTATATTAACAGGACCGATTAATCCCATTGCTTTCTTACGAATTTCATATGATGGGGGAGTCACCTATCAACCACCTGTGCAAAGACAGTCTACCTTTATATCTTCTGTAGTTAAAGCTCCTTCTCCACTGCCTGTACCTAATTATAACTTTCGTGTTCAGACCAACTTAAGTTTAGGTGCAGATATCTCCAATGGCCCTTATAGCGGTAGTGTATATAGCGTATGGAATGATGCAAGAAATGGTTATACCGATATTTTGTTCTGTAAATCCCCAGATGGTCTTCTATGGACGGCGCCGGTTAGTATTACAGGAGCACCTGCAGGTTCACAAAACTTCAGCCCTTCTATTACCGTATCGCCTTATACGGGAACCATACGTGTGATTTACTATACGAACCGGATTGACGGATTTCTTCTGGATGTGTTTGTTGCTGAATCATTTGACGGGGGAGCTTCTTTTGCAAATCGGCGTGTCACAACGACTTCATTTAATCCAAATGGAATATCTCCAATTCCTACAGAACTTATTGGTGATTATATTACGGCTGCAACGATTGCTCCGGATAACCTGGCTGCTGTATGGAATGCGACCACTCTTCCAACAGGGAAAATGGATATTTATTATGGGACCTAA